CAATGTGCGATAGGAATAAATGGTGACATTGGGGGAGAATCTGCTATCAATTTTTCCGAGAATTTTTACTTGTCTTTGAAAGATAAAAATCAACCTCTCAATCAAAAAAGTATAGATGAAGCATTTTCAAAAGGTCAGACTGCTGCTAATCCATCAGAAAAAACAGAAAAAAATATAGAAAAATATATTAAAATTTCTGGAGGAAAAAAGCCGCAACCAGAAATGCAAATAATAGAACCTACTGATGGAAGTACAGTTCTTTATCCATGTAAGTGCAAGGGCATTTTCAAAAACTTGCCTCAAGGTGCAACTATGTGGGCTTATGTGAACGCAACAATAGAGGGTAAATTTTATTTAGTTGAAATCAGGAATTACCCTAATGGCTCCACAGATGAAAAATGGGAAGTAGACTTGTACATTGGCCCACCAGAAGATAATCATAATTATAGAATAGGCGTTTTAATAGTAAATCCAGAAACTACCGAAGAATTAAAACCTCAATCTGAAAAAGCTCTCAAAGAATTTGGGTATTTTTCGCTTGATAGTCTGCCTAATCATGGAACACAAGTTTTCGGCGATCGTGCAGTGAAAAGACAGTAGAGAGTTTTATGTTTGTGCTGCGTTAAGCAGGCAGACAGTTAATTCGCAAAACCTACATCAATGACATAACTTGTTTGCACCTTTTGATTGAGTTTGCCAATAATTATGAATATGGCTGTATCCTTTCTTACGCAACTCCTGCACATTAATATCTGACACATCCCATAGCAAAACAACTTTATCTGCACCAGCAGAAGCCAACCATTTGTTATCGTGAGTAAAGCTCACATTATGCACCATAGAAGTATGTCCATTTAGTGTTGTAATTAACTTTCCATCTCGTCGCCACAGCTTGATAGTTTGATCACTACTAGCTGAGGCGATAATTTTTTGATCATAGCTAAAGGTTGCATGAAACACAGGAGTGGTGTGTCCGCTTAATGGTGGTGTAATTAACGTTCCATCCCGTCGCCACAATTTGATTGTCTTATCACTACTAGCAGTGATGATTGTTTGTCCATCCTGGGGACTGAAACTAACAGACCAAATTACACTTGTGTGTGCTGGCCATTCGTGGAGGAATTGACCGCTAGAACTCCACAATTTTACAGTTTTATCATCACCAGCAGTGGCAATTGTTTTTCCATCGGGGCTAAAAGCTACACTCAACACTCTATCTTTATGTCTTTCAAGGACGCGTATAAGTTTTTTGCTACCATTTAAACTCCAAAGTTTAGCGGTGCCATCAGCACTGGCAGAGACGAGCATATTTCCGTCATTACGGAAGCTAACAGAAATAACCCTATTTCTATGCTCACCCAGCGTCATCGAAAATTTTCCGTTGATATCCCAAAGCTTTATTGTGCGATCATCTCCACCACTAGCAATAATGTTCCCTTTTGGACTAAAACTAACAGTATTAACTTTCTTTTTATGATTTGTTAGAGGAGCAAAGAGTAGCTTACCTTCTCGACTCCATATTCTCACTGTTCCATCAGAACTTGCAGTGGCAACCATTTTACCATCAGGGCTAAACTTGGCATCCAGCACATTCTTTTCATGCCCAGCCAAAACAGTTAACCAGTTTCGTTTTATTTGCCAAAGCTTTACAATGCCATCGTTACCAGCAGTCGCAAGCATCTTTCCGTCTGGGCTGAAAATTACACTGGTAATTTGCCCCTTATGACCTACCCAGGTATCAAGTAATCTGCCATCTTGCGTCCAGAGTCTTATGGTTCCATCTACACTGCCAGAAGCAATTATTTGCCCATCTCCACTGATACTAACGCTCCATACATCTTCAGTTCCAGGATGTTGAAGTGTTCGTTTAAGTTTACCCTCTCGACTCCACAACTGCACTGTTCCGTCTGTACTCCCAGTGACAAAAAACTGACCGTCACTTGTGAAGTCTACATTTACAACAGTCCCGGAAACGGGGTTGAGATTTTTTAGTAGTGTCTTACCATCCTGACTCCAGAGTTTTACTGATGAATTATCACTGACCGTGATGATCTGATCACCTTTAGGATTAAAAATCACTCGCCTTACCGATTTTTGATGTTCTGGAAGGGTATCGAGCAATTTACCATCCAGTCGCCAAAGTTTTACGGTCTTGTCAACACCGGCAGTAGCAATTTGACGACCATCCGGACTAAAACTGACGCTCATAACCCTATTATGAGCTTGAATAGGTTTTCCTATCAAATTGCCGTTGCTGTCCCAAAGCCTGATTGTTCCATCCCGACTACCAGAAGCAATCATTTTGCTATCAGGACTAAAACTGACGCTTATGACAGCATCTGTATGTCCTTCCAAAGGTTTGAATAAACTTCCATCCCGCCGCCATAACTTTACAGTGTTATCATAACTGGCTGTAGCCAACATCTCACCATCAGGGCTAAACCTAACACTCTGAACAGCGTCTTGATGACATTGCAAGCGGTTTTGTTCCCTCACCCATTTCACAGACTGTAGCAAAGTCGTCAGAAGAGAGTTTTGGAGTTCTTGATCTGTGTCTCCCCAAGGTAATTGTTGCAAACGTTTACTAGCTGTTAATACATTAATCAGGGCATCAAAAGAATTTCGATTCGCATTAAAATTAGCTGCGGAAGCTTCTATCAAAGCTCGAATTGCCTGCTTTTCTGCTATTATCTGACGATTTACAGCAAAGATAGTCAAACCAGATAAACCAAGGATAACTGCGATCACAATTCGCCATCGCCAACTACTATTACGGCGTTTTTGCAAAACACTTTTCTGGATAAATTCCCTCTCTACTTGGTTTAACCAGTTGTTATCAGCATGAAGTTCTCGGTCTAATAACACCAAATAGGGATTACTATCCCAAAGAAACTGGGTAGGTTTTTGCCGAGATTGCCCGTGTTGATTGTGAGATCGCCGTAATAGTCGAGCCAACTGAGCCGGAATTTTTTGGAATAAGTTTTCGATACTAAAGAGTCGTATATCTAACCAATCCAAAACAGGATCAATCTTGTCTGGAATTGCTTTTGGCTGTTCTTTGTCCTGATTTTTTACCCTCTCCCACTCCATCGCCGCCGGAGTCAACCGCCGTTGCAGAATTAAACTTTCCTTATCCTCCTGCTTCCACACCAATAGCTTTTGCCATCCCTGCACTAAAGCATCATGGGCAGGTTCGACATAGGGATTACCATCAATATCTTCTCCCTTGACCAGTAACCGGGCATTTGTAAAATGGTGAATTAACTCTTGCACCCGTTCGTTTTCCCCTGGTGGATACTCCAGTTCCGATAACGGCACCCGTCGGCGAGCTAATTCACTCCCACCTACCGCAACCATCCGTAACATCACATGACGGATAGTTTGGGTATAGGCTTTGTCTCGTTTCACCAATTGCTCATATTCACAGTCTGCTCTTTGGGTAAGACTCCGCGCCACCCCTCCCAATTCTTGATAATCCTGCTCGGTAATTGCCCGATTATCCCTTGAACCCTCTCGGTAACTCCTTAAATACTTCAGGTAAAGTTCACTTAATGTAAAAGAAAGTAACGGCAAAGCTCCTGGCATCTGAGCTACTTCATCAATTAACTTATCCACCAGATTGTGTGGCTCAAAATACATCACCCTTGCCGATGCTGGTTCCTCAATTGCTGCGCGTAACTCCTCCCGTTTCATCGCTGGTACAATAAATCGAGCATTTTTCCAGTATTCCTGGAGACGAGTATCCTGAAATTGAGGTTCAAAGTCACTGCGTAGAGTCAGTACAATCCGCAATTGCTCTGAATACTTAGCTACTGCTACAGCCAAGAAATTTAAAAAGTTTTCCCGTTCTGCCTCGTCCCGATACAGGGTAATCACTTCCTCTAATTGGTCAACTACAAATAGTAGCTTTGACTGAGGATTGCGCTTACACCAAGCGTTCATCATAGCTGAAAGACTTTTTATTGTTTGTTCATAATTGATTTTAGACAGGTCAACAACGGGAATCTTTCTCTGTGAAAGCGTATTATTTAACTCCCGAAACGGCGACTCCCCTGGACGCATAGGTGCCAGAATCAGCCACTCTTGCTGATTTGACTGTGACTGTAACTT
This DNA window, taken from Aulosira sp. FACHB-615, encodes the following:
- a CDS encoding eIF2A-related protein — protein: MPDFSRSLAFVIGINNYTNGIPPLQNAVNDAVKLVELLREKYGYQVWEYLDEATTLNNLHEMLEKTMPEEVTADDRLLLYFAGHGIALNGDDDGPKGYLIPQDAQLGDVQTYLPMTQLHDCLNNLPCRHFLGILDCCFAGAFRWSSNKREILAAKKIYKERYDRFISDPAWQVITSASYDQKALDAFSLHSQRGGEGNHSPFAAALLAALEGQADCYPPATNGKPPGDGVITATELYLYLRDAVELVHESRWQRQTPGIWPLKKHDKGEYIFLPPGYALNLPPAPPLDESKNPYRGLESFEEEHSSLFFGRQKLIQQLYEFVNKQPLTVVLGASGTGKSSLVKAGLIPYLKKLQSQSNQQEWLILAPMRPGESPFRELNNTLSQRKIPVVDLSKINYEQTIKSLSAMMNAWCKRNPQSKLLFVVDQLEEVITLYRDEAERENFLNFLAVAVAKYSEQLRIVLTLRSDFEPQFQDTRLQEYWKNARFIVPAMKREELRAAIEEPASARVMYFEPHNLVDKLIDEVAQMPGALPLLSFTLSELYLKYLRSYREGSRDNRAITEQDYQELGGVARSLTQRADCEYEQLVKRDKAYTQTIRHVMLRMVAVGGSELARRRVPLSELEYPPGENERVQELIHHFTNARLLVKGEDIDGNPYVEPAHDALVQGWQKLLVWKQEDKESLILQRRLTPAAMEWERVKNQDKEQPKAIPDKIDPVLDWLDIRLFSIENLFQKIPAQLARLLRRSHNQHGQSRQKPTQFLWDSNPYLVLLDRELHADNNWLNQVEREFIQKSVLQKRRNSSWRWRIVIAVILGLSGLTIFAVNRQIIAEKQAIRALIEASAANFNANRNSFDALINVLTASKRLQQLPWGDTDQELQNSLLTTLLQSVKWVREQNRLQCHQDAVQSVRFSPDGEMLATASYDNTVKLWRRDGSLFKPLEGHTDAVISVSFSPDSKMIASGSRDGTIRLWDSNGNLIGKPIQAHNRVMSVSFSPDGRQIATAGVDKTVKLWRLDGKLLDTLPEHQKSVRRVIFNPKGDQIITVSDNSSVKLWSQDGKTLLKNLNPVSGTVVNVDFTSDGQFFVTGSTDGTVQLWSREGKLKRTLQHPGTEDVWSVSISGDGQIIASGSVDGTIRLWTQDGRLLDTWVGHKGQITSVIFSPDGKMLATAGNDGIVKLWQIKRNWLTVLAGHEKNVLDAKFSPDGKMVATASSDGTVRIWSREGKLLFAPLTNHKKKVNTVSFSPKGNIIASGGDDRTIKLWDINGKFSMTLGEHRNRVISVSFRNDGNMLVSASADGTAKLWSLNGSKKLIRVLERHKDRVLSVAFSPDGKTIATAGDDKTVKLWSSSGQFLHEWPAHTSVIWSVSFSPQDGQTIITASSDKTIKLWRRDGTLITPPLSGHTTPVFHATFSYDQKIIASASSDQTIKLWRRDGKLITTLNGHTSMVHNVSFTHDNKWLASAGADKVVLLWDVSDINVQELRKKGYSHIHNYWQTQSKGANKLCH